The proteins below are encoded in one region of Scomber japonicus isolate fScoJap1 chromosome 2, fScoJap1.pri, whole genome shotgun sequence:
- the wbp1lb gene encoding WW domain binding protein 1-like b, producing the protein MRGVCSALKMGLFLHAVGSATPTESPADRSLLHCEGVNNQSYICESGHCCGESQCCSYYYELWWFWLVWAIIFILSCCCVCHHRRTKHRLQQQQRQHEINLIAYREAHNYPSVPFYFRFLPNYLLPDYEEVVNRPPTPPPPYSALHTGPTSVASSPLSPEQQEGHCAAIQPTPVPPVSDSLCCRPNLEEPQPPTLDLRPKPDNKPMQTAQDSGMILLPDGLSREGLTSQEKRNGCREDSCKDPLLKDLSEGCSEDKDRLPNGRRRRFTGDSGIEVCVCGTRGSSGCSGAGGIGQEGKELRELESLLGREGHDGGDDEEEGEEASDFCDSCGHRASFSVEEEQVLGGLERRATRGPSGPTQPSHQIGSASLHPPVCLLLHTISEQDGAHHSSSSEPQG; encoded by the exons ATGAGAGGCGTATGCTCGGCTCTCAAAATGGGGTTGTTTTTGCACGCTGTCGGCTCTGCCACCCCCACCGAGTCCCCAGCAGACAGG AGCCTGCTGCACTGCGAAGGCGTCAACAACCAGAGCTACATCTGTGAGTCCGGACACTGCTGCGGAGAGTCTCAGTGCTGCAGCTACTACTACGAGCTCTGGT gGTTTTGGTTGGTGTGGGCGATCATCTTCATCTTAAGCTGCTGCTGCGTGTGCCACCATCGGCGTACCAAACATCGactgcagcaacagcagcgGCAGCACGAGATAAACCTCATCGCTTACCGCGAAGCACACAACTACCCATCTGTGCCCTTCTACTTCA ggtttctgccaAACTACCTCCTGCCTGACTATGAAGAGGTGGTCAACCGGCCGCCCACGCCCCCCCCTCCCTACAGTGCCTTACACACAGGCCCAACCTCAGTGGCTTCTAGTCCACTGTCTCCTGAGCAGCAGGAGGGACACTGTGCAGCCATTCAGCCCACTCCAGTACCCCCAGTCTCTGACAGTCTGTGCTGCAGACCCAACCTAGAGGAGCCACAGCCCCCCACTTTAGACTTAAGGCCCAAGCCTGACAACAAGCCCATGCAGACAGCACAAGATTCAGGAATGATACTGCTGCCAGATGGGCTCAGTAGGGAGGGACTCACTAGCCAAGAGAAAAGAAACGGATGTAGGGAAGACTCCTGCAAGGACCCGCTGCTGAAGGACCTGTCAGAGGGTTGTTCTGAGGACAAAGATCGCCTCCCCAATGGAAGGAGGAGACGATTTACAGGGGACTCTGGgattgaggtgtgtgtgtgcggcacACGTGGGAGCAGCGGTTGCAGCGGAGCAGGAGGAATAGGCCAGGAAGGCAAGGAGTTGAGGGAGCTAGAGAGCCTGCTGGGGCGAGAGGGACACGACGGCGGCGACGacgaagaggagggggaggaggctAGCGACTTCTGCGACAGCTGCGGCCATCGCGCCTCCTTCAGcgtggaggaggagcaggtgcTGGGCGGGCTGGAGAGGCGGGCCACACGAGGACCGTCAGGACCCACTCAGCCAAGTCACCAGATAGGCAGCGCCTCGCTCCACCCTCCAGTgtgcctcctcctccacaccATCAGCGAGCAGGATGGAGcgcaccacagcagcagcagcgagccGCAGGGCTGA
- the as3mt gene encoding arsenite methyltransferase yields MSEEKSFVDTTIHVDVKDYYGNVLKKTEDVKSNACLTPAKPIPAFIRQALKKVHPKVAERYYGCGLVVPECLEGCRILDLGSGSGRDCYMLSQLVGENGHVTGLDMTENQLEVAKEYVDYHMKEFGYKKPNVNFVQGYIEALTEAGLEKNSFDIIISNCVVNLSPDKKRVLAEAYRVLKDGGELYFSDVYSSGRLTEEIKNHKVLWGECLGGALWWEDLLRLAEEVGFSPPRLVTATIITVDNKELEDVLGDFKFVSATYRLFKVPKSSAESCQVIYNGTISGVEDSFQFDCHYTFKAQDVVEVDGEVASLLTHSRFAEDFTFQPTGGPRGSCGVKPKAGSVDPFELALQLQKKSPSSATGGCCSTQSAACCK; encoded by the exons ATGTCTGAAGAAAAGAG cttCGTTGATACCACCATTCACGTGGACGTCAAG GATTATTATGGCAATGTGCTGAAGAAAACTGAAGACGTGAAGAGCAACGCCTGTTTGACTCCAGCCAAGCCCATCCCTGCCTTTATCCGCCAGGCTCTGAAGAAAGTGCACCCTAAAGTCGCTGAAAG GTACTATGGCTGTGGTCTGGTGGTGCCAGAGTGTTTGGAGGGCTGCAGGATACTGGACCTGGGCAGTGGAAGTGGGAGGGACTGCTACATGCTTAGTCAACTGGTGGGCGAGAATGGTCATGTCACTGGCCTCGATATGACTGAGAACCAG CTCGAAGTGGCCAAGGAATACGTGGACTACCACATGAAAGAATTTGGCTACAAGAAGCCCAACGTCAATTTTGTCCAGGGCTACATTGAGGCTTTAACAGAGGCCGGTCTGGAAAAGAACTCATTTGATATCATAAT TTCCAACTGTGTGGTGAATCTCTCTCCTGACAAGAAGCGAGTACTGGCTGAAGCCTACCGTGTACTCAAG GACGGTGGTGAGCTGTACTTCAGTGACGTCTACAGCAGTGGAAGACTCACTGAGGAAATTAAAAATCATAAAGTGCTGTGGG GTGAGTGTCTTGGTGGAGCTCTCTGGTGGGAGGATCTGCTGCGATTGGCTGAGGAGGTGGGCTTCAGCCCCCCAAGGCTGGTTACAGCCACCATCATCACTGTGGACAACAAAGAACTGGAAGATGTTCTAG GTGACTTCAAGTTTGTCTCTGCCACATATCGCCTGTTTAAGGTCCCTAAGAGCAGCGCTGAGTCCTGCCAGGTCATATATAACGGGACAATTTCAGGGGTAGAGGACAGCTTCCAGTTTGACTGTCACTACACTTTCAAG GCTCAAGATGTGGTGGAGGTGGATGGAGAGGTAGCCAGCCTCCTGACCCATTCCAGATTTGCAGAAGACTTCACTTTCCAGCCAACGGGAGGTCCCCGCGGGTCCTGCGGAGTCAAACCAAAG GCAGGCAGCGTGGATCCTTTTGAGCTGGCCTtgcagctgcagaaaaaaagtcCAAGTTCAGCCACAGGGGGATGCTGCAGCACACAGTCCGCTGCCTGCTGCAAGTGA
- the dpcd gene encoding protein DPCD, whose amino-acid sequence MAVQSWIDILRLSKKTALIHDGKRKIHYLFTDGKEMAEEYDLKTDELIVRKWRHKSTLGAHGQWQVEIGEPPAGSVTSSDADVIKENCSNPVFMRRDTKASFQWRIRNLPYPKDVFSVSVEASERCIIIKTSNKKYYKKFGVPDLDRCQLPLDSSALSFTHANNTLIVSYKKPKEILTLEQELLRELKKLKGTGEGDVDCKTQ is encoded by the exons ATGGCTGTGCAGAGCTGGATTGATATCCTAAGATTATCAAAGAAAACGGCTTTGATACACGATG GAAAAAGGAAGATCCACTACCTCTTTACAGATGGAAAGGAAATGGCAGAGGAATATGACTTAAAAACAGATGAACTCATCG TACGGAAGTGGCGTCACAAAAGCACGCTGGGAGCTCATGGCCAGTGGCAGGTAGAGATTGGGGAGCCACCTGCCGGCTCTGTCACTTCTTCGGACGCCGATGTGATCAAGGAGAACTGCTCCAAT CCTGTGTTCATGCGTAGAGACACAAAGGCCAGTTTTCAGTGGCGAATCCGGAACCTCCCCTACCCCAAAGATgtattcagtgtttcagtggAGGCGTCTGAGAGATGCATCATCATAAAAACCTCAAACAAGAA GTATTATAAGAAGTTTGGCGTTCCTGATTTAGATCGCTGTCAGCTGCCATTGGACAGCTCCGCCCTCAGCTTCACACATGCCAACAACACTTTGATCGTCAGC TACAAGAAACCCAAAGAGATCTTAACCCTTGAGCAGGAGCTGCTGAGGGAGCTGAAGAAACTGAAGGGGACCGGCGAAGGGGACGTCGACTGCAAAACTCAGTGA
- the fgf8b gene encoding fibroblast growth factor 8b codes for MKQYLNYYKMRLRTSRLGYLLLQFTALCFYAQNTVQSPPNFKHHVTEQSRLSDRMSRRLTRTYQLYSRTSGKHVQVLANKRVNANGDDGAVHAKLEVETDSFGSRVRIRGVKTGYYICMNKRGKLIGKRKGRGKDCIFTEIVLENNYTALQNAKYEGWYMAFTRKGRPRKASKTKQHQREAHFMKRLPRGHLLSERRPFDVLPLPVPAQPFSKRTRHSHHQRSGGR; via the exons ATGAAGCAATATTTGAACTATTACAAGATGAGGCTGAGAACATCGAGGTTAGGTTATCT gtTACTTCAGTTCACGGCGCTTTGCTTTTACGCACAG AACACTGTGCAGTCTCCTCCTAATTTCAAGCACCATGTCACCGAGCAGAGCCGGCTGTCGGACCGGATGAGCCGCAGGTTGACCCGAACCTACCAGCTGTACAGTCGCACCAGCGGGAAACACGTCCAGGTCCTGGCCAACAAGAGGGTCAACGCCAACGGAGACGATGGAGCAGTACACG CTAAACTGGAGGTGGAGACAGACTCTTTTGGGAGCCGTGTTCGTATTAGAGGGGTGAAGACAGGATACTACATATGTATGAACAAGAGGGGGAAGCTGATCGGCAAG AGGAAAGGACGAGGCAAAGACTGCATCTTCACTGAGATTGTTCTGGAAAATAACTACACTGCGCTTCAGAACGCCAAATACGAGGGCTGGTACATGGCTTTCACACGCAAGGGCCGTCCGAGGAAGGCCTCCAAGACCAAGCAGCACCAGAGGGAGGCCCACTTCATGAAGCGTCTACCCAGGGGTCACTTGCTGAGTGAGAGACGGCCGTTTGATGTTCTTCCTCTCCCCGTCCCTGCGCAGCCTTTCAGCAAGCGGACTAGACATTCCCATCACCAGCGCTCGGGGGGCCGCTGA
- the poll gene encoding DNA polymerase lambda, whose product MEPRHGIMKAFPKVKRVRVLQGKDDPPLKKRPLECDITGNTFNGVTVYILPAGIGNARCQIFQRQIQQNGGQTASSLCPNVTHVVVDDNMDSGRALRLLKVDCMPSGVQLVKCTWLSLCISEKQLLDVTNYSLLLPKRDSETQHENVKEDLLNDEPAAESFVEPVSDQMKQEETIDMFSHSQTAPENKEEVRGEEDNVSQSDLEALITGQHPKEETPGPSLEPGPNSTAQKPLSGKWVCAQSSQSKTNNFNKHITDKLDVLAKAYTHQGDKWRALGYSKAINALKSYHKPVTSYQEACLIPGIGKRMADKIDEIMESGHLRKIDHIGEAVPVLELFTNIWGAGAKTAQLWYQQGFRTLEDIRTKAHLSNTQKIGLKHYDDFLDRMPREEAAAIEKVVRDAALAVDPGLVAMACGSYRRGKATCGDVDVLISHPDGKSHKGVFSKVLQSLHDSGFLTDDLVSHEENGDQKKYMGVCCLPGPGHRHRRLDVIVVPYNEYACALMYFTGSAHFNRSLRALAKTKCMSLSEHSLNKGVVRQGSLKTYNGTPLPTPTEKEVFSLLGIPYREPLERDW is encoded by the exons ATGGAACCTCGTCACGGGATCATGAAAGCTTTCCCCAAAGTTAAAAGAGTCAGAGTGCTGCAAGGAAAGGATGACCCCCCTTTAAAGAAGAGACCTCTTGAATGTGATATCACAG GAAACACTTTTAACGGTGTCACAGTCTACATCCTGCCTGCTGGAATAGGAAATGCCAGATGTCAGATATTCCAAAGACAAATTCAGCAGAATGGAGGACAGACAGCGAGTTCACTGTGTCCCAATGTCACTCATGTTGTTGTGGATGACAACATGGACAGTGGCAGGGCTCTGCGCTTACTGAAGGTGGACTGCATGCCCTCTGGAGTCCAACTGGTGAAATGCACTTGGTTGAGCTTGTGCATCAGTGAGAAACAATTGCTGGATGTAACCAACTACAGCCTCCTATTACCCAAGAG GGACTCTGaaacacaacatgaaaatgttaaagaaGACTTGCTGAATGATGAACCTGCTGCAGAATCTTTTGTAGAGCCAGTGTCTGATCAAATGAAGCAAGAGGAGACCATAGACATG TTTTCTCACTCACAGACAGCTccagaaaacaaagaggaagtgCGAGGAGAAGAAGACAACGTCTCTCAAAGTGACCTGGAAGCTCTCATCACTGGCCAGCACCCAAAGGAGGAGACTCCTGGCCCCAGCCTCGAGCCTGGTCCAAACTCTACTGCTCAGAAGCCGCTCTCAGGGAAGTGGGTCTGCGCCCAGTCTTCTCAGTCCAAAACTAATAACTTCAACAAGCACATCACAGACAAACTAGACGTTTTGGCCAAGGCCTACACACACCAGGGAGACAAGTGGAGGGCACTGGGCTACTCCAAAGCTATAAACGCACTGAAGAGCTACCACAAGCCTGTTACATCATATCAG GAGGCTTGTCTGATCCCAGGAATTGGCAAACGCATGGCTGACAAAATTGATGAAATCATGGAAAGTGGTCACCTGCGGAAGATAGATCACATTGGAGAAGCTGTGCCAGTACTTGAGCTTTTTACTAACATCTGGGGCGCAGGAGCTAAAACTGCACAGCTGTGGTATCAACAG GGATTTCGCACTTTGGAGGACATCCGCACGAAAGCCCATCTGAGCAACACTCAGAAAATAGGACTCAAGCACTACGACGACTTTCTAGACAGAATGCCCCgagaagaagcagcagccaTCGAGAAAGTG GTGAGGGACGCTGCCCTGGCTGTAGACCCGGGCCTGGTTGCAATGGCATGTGGCTCCTACCGGAGGGGAAAAGCCACATGTGGAGATGTTGATGTACTTATATCTCACCCTGATGGAAAGTCCCACAAGGGCGTTTTCAGCAAGGTGTTGCAGAGCCTCCATGACAGTG gGTTCCTGACGGATGACCTGGTGAGCCATGAGGAGAATGGAGATCAGAAGAAATACATGGGTGTGTGCTGTTTGCCAGGACCAGGCCACCGCCATCGCAGGCTGGACGTCATCGTGGTGCCTTACAACGAGTATGCCTGTGCCCTCATGTATTTTACCGGGTCGGCGCACTTCAACCGCTCATTGAGAGCCTTGGCAAAGACAAAGTGCATGAGTTTATCTGAGCACTCGCTTAACAAAGGTGTGGTGCGTCAAGGTAGCTTGAAGACGTATAATGGCACTCCACTTCCTACACCTACAGAGAAGGAGGTTTTTAGTCTTTTAGGCATACCATACAGGGAGCCCCTTGAAAGGGACTGGTGA